The following are encoded together in the Phocoena sinus isolate mPhoSin1 chromosome 11, mPhoSin1.pri, whole genome shotgun sequence genome:
- the DDX39B gene encoding spliceosome RNA helicase DDX39B has translation MAENDVDNELLDYEDDEVETAAGGDGAEAPAKKDVKGSYVSIHSSGFRDFLLKPELLRAIVDCGFEHPSEVQHECIPQAILGMDVLCQAKSGMGKTAVFVLATLQQLEPVTGQVSVLVMCHTRELAFQISKEYERFSKYMPNVKVAVFFGGLSIKKDEEVLKKNCPHIVVGTPGRILALARNKSLNLKHIKHFILDECDKMLEQLDMRRDVQEIFRMTPHEKQVMMFSATLSKEIRPVCRKFMQDPMEIFVDDETKLTLHGLQQYYVKLKDNEKNRKLFDLLDVLEFNQVVIFVKSVQRCIALAQLLVEQNFPAIAIHRGMPQEERLSRYQQFKDFQRRILVATNLFGRGMDIERVNIAFNYDMPEDSDTYLHRVARAGRFGTKGLAITFVSDENDAKILNDVQDRFEVNISELPDEIDISSYIEQTR, from the exons ATGGCAGAGAACGATGTGGACAATGAGCTCTTGGATTATGAAGATGATGAAGTGGAGACAGCAGCTGGGGGAGATGGGGCTGAGGCCCCTGCCAAGAAGGATGTCAAGGGCTCCTATGTCTCCATTCACAGCTCTGGCTTTCGTGACTTCCTGCTCAAGCCAGAGTTGCTCCGGGCCATTGTTGACTGTGGCTTTGAGCATCCATCAGAAG TCCAGCATGAATGCATCCCTCAGGCCATCCTGGGAATGGATGTCCTATGCCAGGCCAAGTCAGGCATGGGAAAGACGGCGGTATTTGTGCTGGCTACACTGCAACAGCTGGAGCCAGTTACTGGGCAG GTGTCTGTACTGGTGATGTGTCACACTCGGGAGTTGGCTTTTCAGATCAGCAAGGAATATGAACGCTTCTCTAAGTACATGCCCAACGTCAAG GTCGCAGTGTTTTTTGGTGGTCTGTCTATCAAGAAAGATGAAGAGGTGCTGAAGAAGAACTGCCCGCATATCGTCGTGGGGACCCCTGGCCGCATCCTAGCCCTGGCTCGAAATAAGAGCCTCAATCTCAAACACATTAAACACTTTATCTTGGATGAATGCGATAAGATGCTTGAACAGCTCG ACATGCGTCGGGATGTCCAGGAAATTTTTCGCATGACCCCCCATGAGAAGCAGGTCATGATGTTCAGTGCTACCTTGAGCAAAGAGATTCGCCCAGTCTGCCGCAAGTTCATGCAAGAC ccaaTGGAGATCTTCGTGGATGATGAGACGAAGCTGACGCTGCATGGGTTGCAGCAGTACTACGTGAAACTGAAGGACAACGAGAAGAACCGGAAGCTCTTTGACCTTCTGGATGTCCTTGAATTCAACCAG gtggtGATATTTGTGAAGTCTGTGCAGCGTTGCATTGCCCTGGCCCAGCTCCTGGTGGAGCAGAACTTCCCAGCTATTGCCATCCACCGTGGGATGCCTCAGGAGGAGAG GCTTTCTCGGTATCAGCAGTTTAAAGATTTTCAACGACGAATTCTTGTGGCTACCAACCTGTTTGGCCGAGGCATGGACATCGAGCGGGTGAACATTGCCTTTAACTACGACATGCCTGAGGATTCTGACACATACCTGCATCGG GTGGCCAGAGCAGGCCGGTTTGGCACCAAGGGCTTGGCCATCACGTTTGTGTCAGATGAGAATGATGCCAAGATTCTCAATGATGTGCAGGATCGCTTTGAAGTCAATATTAGTGAGCTGCCTGATGAGATAGACATCTCCTCCTACA TTGAACAGACGCGGTAG
- the ATP6V1G2 gene encoding V-type proton ATPase subunit G 2 isoform X2, whose amino-acid sequence MPERSFLLPPGKARRLKQAKEEAQMEVEQYRREREQEFQSKQQAAMGSQGNLSAEVEQATRRQVQGMQSSQQRSRERVLAQLLGMVCDVRPQVHPNYRIAA is encoded by the exons ATGCCAGAAAGA TCCTTTCTCCTGCCTCCAGGGAAAGCCCGGCGTCTGAAGCAGGCAAAGGAGGAGGCACAGATGGAAGTGGAGCAATAccgcagagagagagagcaggaatTCCAGAGCAAGCAGCAGGCA gccATGGGCTCCCAAGGGAATCTGTCAGCTGAGGTGGAGCAGGCTACAAGGCGCCAGGTGCAGGGCATGCAGAGCTCCCAGCAGAGAAGCCGCGAACGTGTCCTGGCCCAGCTTCTTGGCATGGTCTGTGACGTCAGGCCCCAGGTCCACCCCAACTACCGGATTGCTGCCTAG
- the ATP6V1G2 gene encoding V-type proton ATPase subunit G 2 isoform X1 yields the protein MASQSQGIQQLLQAEKRAAEKVADARKRKARRLKQAKEEAQMEVEQYRREREQEFQSKQQAAMGSQGNLSAEVEQATRRQVQGMQSSQQRSRERVLAQLLGMVCDVRPQVHPNYRIAA from the exons ATGGCCAGTCAGTCCCAGGGTATCCAGCAGCTCCTGCAAGCCGAGAAGCGGGCGGCTGAGAAGGTGGCAGATGCCAGAAAGA GGAAAGCCCGGCGTCTGAAGCAGGCAAAGGAGGAGGCACAGATGGAAGTGGAGCAATAccgcagagagagagagcaggaatTCCAGAGCAAGCAGCAGGCA gccATGGGCTCCCAAGGGAATCTGTCAGCTGAGGTGGAGCAGGCTACAAGGCGCCAGGTGCAGGGCATGCAGAGCTCCCAGCAGAGAAGCCGCGAACGTGTCCTGGCCCAGCTTCTTGGCATGGTCTGTGACGTCAGGCCCCAGGTCCACCCCAACTACCGGATTGCTGCCTAG
- the MCCD1 gene encoding mitochondrial coiled-coil domain protein 1, whose amino-acid sequence MVLPLPWLSRSCCRRLLLPPWPPTLQGSWRCCSQGPKARTEKTSSTGAGQMSPSRDPWPRPTAELAQAEELLEQQLELYQALLEGQEGAWEAQALVLKIQKLKEQMRRHRESLGEDT is encoded by the exons ATGGTTCTCCCTTTGCCCTGGCTTTCCCGAAGTTGCTGCCGTCGCCTCCTCCTGCCACCCTGGCCGCCGACACTCCAGGGCTCCTGGAGGTGCTGCTCCCAGGGCCCCAAGGCAAGGACAGAAAAGACTAGCTCCACAGGCGCTGGGCAGATGTCACCTTCCAGG GACCCCTGGCCCCGCCCCACAGCTGAGCTGGCCCAAGCTGAGGAGCTGCTGGAGCAGCAGTTGGAGCTGTACCAGGCCCTGCTCGAAGGGCAAGAGGGGGCCTGGGAAGCCCAGGCCCTGGTGCTCAAGATCCAGAAGCTGAAGGAACAGAtgaggagacacagagagagccTGGGAGAAGACACCTAA
- the NFKBIL1 gene encoding NF-kappa-B inhibitor-like protein 1 isoform X1, with protein MSNPSPQVPEGEASTSVCRPKSSMASTSRRQRRERRFRRYLSAGRLVRAQALLQRHPGLDVDAGQPPPLHRACARHDAPALCLLLRLGADPAHQDRHGDTALHAAARQGPDAYTDFFLPLLSRCPSAMGIKNKDGETPGQILGWGPPWDSAEEEEEDEASKEREWRQKLQGELEDEWQEVIGRFEDDASHEIQEPESFSAWSDRMAREHAQKRQQQREAEGACRPPRAEGSGQSWRQQQEEQRLFQERARAKEEELRESRARRAPEAPGDRVLEPARAGPRAEHPRGAGRGRLWRFGDVPWPCPGGGDPEAMAAALVARGPPLEEQGALRRYLRVQQVRWHPDRFLQRFRSQIETWELGRVMGAVTALSQALNRHAEALK; from the exons ATGAGTAACCCCTCCCCCCAAGTCCCAGAGGGAGAAGCCTCTACATCTGTCTGCCGG CCCAAGAGTTCCATGGCCTCCACTTCCCGACGCCAACGCCGAGAGCGTCGCTTCCGTCGTTATTTGTCTGCAGGACGTCTGGTCCGGGCCCAAGCCCTCCTCCAGCGACACCCAGGCCTTGATGTAGATGCTGGGCAGCCTCCACCACTGCACCGGGCCTGCGCCCGCCACGATGCCCCTGCCCTGTGCCTGCTTCTTCGGCTTGGGGctgaccctgcccaccaggaCCGCCACGGGGACACAGCGCTGCATGCTGCTGCCCGCCAGGGCCCTGATG CCTACACGGATTTCTTCCTGCCACTGCTGAGTCGCTGCCCCTCTGCCATGGGaataaagaataaggatgggGAGACCCCAGGGCAAATTCTGGGCTGGGGACCCCCCTGGGATTCTGccgaagaggaggaagaagatgagGCCTCTAAGGAACGGGAATGGAGACAGAAGCTGCAGGGAGAGCTGGAGGACGAGTGGCAGGAGGTCATTGGGAGGTTTGAAG ATGATGCTTCCCATGAGATCCAGGAACCCGAGTCCTTCTCAGCCTGGTCAGATCGCATGGCCCGGGAACATGCCCAGAAGCGCCAGCAGCAGCGCGAGGCAGAGGGAGCCTGCCGACCCCCACGGGCTGAGGGCTCGGGTCAGAGCTGGCGGCAGCAGCAGGAGGAGCAGCGGCTCTTCCAAGAGCGAGCCCGGGCCAAGGAGGAAGAACTGCGTGAGAGCCGAGCCAGGAGGGCACCGGAGGCTCCCGGGGATCGAGTGCTGGAGCCAGCCAGGGCTGGGCCCAGGGCAGAGCACCCCAGAGGAGCGGGGAGGGGCAGACTCTGGCGCTTCGGTGAtgtgccctggccctgccctggcgGAGGAGACCCAGAAGCCATGGCTGCAGCCCTGGTGGCCAGGGGCCCTCCCTTGGAGGAGCAGGGGGCCCTGAGGAGGTACTTGAGGGTCCAGCAGGTCCGCTGGCACCCCGACCGCTTCCTGCAACGATTCCGAAGCCAGATTGAGACCTGGGAGCTGGGCCGAGTGATGGGAGCTGTGACAGCCCTTTCTCAGGCCCTGAATCGCCATGCGGAGGCCCTCAAGTGA
- the NFKBIL1 gene encoding NF-kappa-B inhibitor-like protein 1 isoform X2 gives MASTSRRQRRERRFRRYLSAGRLVRAQALLQRHPGLDVDAGQPPPLHRACARHDAPALCLLLRLGADPAHQDRHGDTALHAAARQGPDAYTDFFLPLLSRCPSAMGIKNKDGETPGQILGWGPPWDSAEEEEEDEASKEREWRQKLQGELEDEWQEVIGRFEDDASHEIQEPESFSAWSDRMAREHAQKRQQQREAEGACRPPRAEGSGQSWRQQQEEQRLFQERARAKEEELRESRARRAPEAPGDRVLEPARAGPRAEHPRGAGRGRLWRFGDVPWPCPGGGDPEAMAAALVARGPPLEEQGALRRYLRVQQVRWHPDRFLQRFRSQIETWELGRVMGAVTALSQALNRHAEALK, from the exons ATGGCCTCCACTTCCCGACGCCAACGCCGAGAGCGTCGCTTCCGTCGTTATTTGTCTGCAGGACGTCTGGTCCGGGCCCAAGCCCTCCTCCAGCGACACCCAGGCCTTGATGTAGATGCTGGGCAGCCTCCACCACTGCACCGGGCCTGCGCCCGCCACGATGCCCCTGCCCTGTGCCTGCTTCTTCGGCTTGGGGctgaccctgcccaccaggaCCGCCACGGGGACACAGCGCTGCATGCTGCTGCCCGCCAGGGCCCTGATG CCTACACGGATTTCTTCCTGCCACTGCTGAGTCGCTGCCCCTCTGCCATGGGaataaagaataaggatgggGAGACCCCAGGGCAAATTCTGGGCTGGGGACCCCCCTGGGATTCTGccgaagaggaggaagaagatgagGCCTCTAAGGAACGGGAATGGAGACAGAAGCTGCAGGGAGAGCTGGAGGACGAGTGGCAGGAGGTCATTGGGAGGTTTGAAG ATGATGCTTCCCATGAGATCCAGGAACCCGAGTCCTTCTCAGCCTGGTCAGATCGCATGGCCCGGGAACATGCCCAGAAGCGCCAGCAGCAGCGCGAGGCAGAGGGAGCCTGCCGACCCCCACGGGCTGAGGGCTCGGGTCAGAGCTGGCGGCAGCAGCAGGAGGAGCAGCGGCTCTTCCAAGAGCGAGCCCGGGCCAAGGAGGAAGAACTGCGTGAGAGCCGAGCCAGGAGGGCACCGGAGGCTCCCGGGGATCGAGTGCTGGAGCCAGCCAGGGCTGGGCCCAGGGCAGAGCACCCCAGAGGAGCGGGGAGGGGCAGACTCTGGCGCTTCGGTGAtgtgccctggccctgccctggcgGAGGAGACCCAGAAGCCATGGCTGCAGCCCTGGTGGCCAGGGGCCCTCCCTTGGAGGAGCAGGGGGCCCTGAGGAGGTACTTGAGGGTCCAGCAGGTCCGCTGGCACCCCGACCGCTTCCTGCAACGATTCCGAAGCCAGATTGAGACCTGGGAGCTGGGCCGAGTGATGGGAGCTGTGACAGCCCTTTCTCAGGCCCTGAATCGCCATGCGGAGGCCCTCAAGTGA